Genomic window (Mycolicibacterium smegmatis):
GCGCGGGCGAGCGCGACGCGCTGCTGCTGGCCACCGGACAGCTGCGCGGGCTTGCGCTTGGCGAAGTCGCTGAGCTTGACGATCTCGAGCAACTCGTCGACGCTGCGCTTTATCTCCGCCTTGTCCTTCTTGGCACTTCGTGGTCCGTACGCGACGTTGTCCCACACAGTCATGTGCGGGAACAGGGCGTAGTGCTGGAACACGGTGTTGACGTTGCGCTTGTGCGGCGGCACCCGCGAGACGTCAACCCCTTCGAGCCGGATCGCGCCCTCGGTGGGGCTCTCGAAACCGGCGATCATGCGCAGTGTCGTGGTCTTACCGCAGCCAGACGGGCCGAGCATCGAGAAGAACTCGCCCTGTGCGATGGAAAAGTCGGCGTCGGCCACGGCCACGTAGTCGGCGAACCGCTTCGTGACGTGGTCGATCTCGATCACGGGTGCGCCACTCTTACGTGGTTCGCCGCTCTGTCCCGCCGAGTGATCGACGGCGGCGGTGGTGTCTTGCCCGGTCAGCGTGGTCCTCCTCAGGTGCAGCCGGAGTGGCTGTGGGTAAACCTTCGCGGATTCAGCCGACGTTCGCAAGCGATTCCGCAACGATTTAACATTTTTACAATGGATTCCTTCGTTTTGCAGGGTTTGAAGCGCACGAATCCGCTGTGGCAGACGTCAACATCCACGGCAGGAGGGCCTCCTGCGGATTTCGGGGCGCCGTGACGTCTCGGCGTGCGTCAAGTTTTCCAGCCGAAGTTGCCAGAAGTGACGGAAACCGCTGAGTAGGTCAGCCCCACTCGTGGTTCATGGCACGGCTTTCGGCGAGCCTCTGCTTCGATTCGCGGTGCCGGTCGGGAACCCGGGATATCGCGATGAGCGCCATTGCCAGCGTGGCGGTGGCCGCTCCCGCGACGAAGATCGTCACGAAACTCGATTCCGCGGGGATCGCGCTGTGTCCGAGCAGGACGGCGACGACGGCGGCCGCGATGGAACTGCCGATCGTGCGGGCGATCGCGTTCACGCTGGTCGCCACCCCGGTCTCGGCGGCGTCGACCTCGCTGACGACCAGCGCGGGCAGCGCCCCGTACCCGAGGCTGATGTAGGCGTTGGCCAGCACGCCGGCGCCGATGACCTGCCATGCGCGATGGTGTGCGAGGGAGAGCATCAGGAACCCGGCGATACCCACGAACGCACCGACCATCAGCACCTTGCGGGCCCCGAAGCGGTCGATGAACCGTCCGCTGACCAGTGCGACGAGGAACCCGGCCAGCGCGCCGGGCAGCAGGAAGATCATGCTCGCCTGCAGGACGGTGGCGCCGAAGCCGTACCCGGCGGTCTCGGGCGGCATCTGCACGAACTGGGTCAGGCCCAGGAACGCGAAGTACAGGCCCATCCCGACGAAAATCGTCGCGAGGTTGGTCAGCAGGATGGGTCGCTTCGCGAGCATGCGGGTCGACACCAGTGGGTGCGTGATACGCCGTTCCCACAACCACCAACCGACCAGCAGTGCGACTCCGCCCGCGAGGACCCCGATGGCCGCCGGCGAGGTCCATCCCCATGCGTTTCCCTGGGTGACGGCGAGGAGCACCGCCGACAGGCCACCCGCCAGACCCACAGCGCCGAGCCAGTCGATGGATCCGTCCGGGATGGGTTTGCGGGCGGGGACCGCCGCCACCGCCACCACGATGACGACGGCGGTGAACACGGTGGTCAGCCAGAAGACCCGGTGGTAGTTCGCATCGCCGGACATCAGCAGACCGGTGACCACCAGGCCCACGCCGCCGCCGAAACCCAGGGTTCCCGACAGCACGGCCATGGCCCCCACCAGCCGGTCCTCGGCGAGTTCCTCGCGCAGGATCGCGATGCAGATGGGATAGAGGGCATACGAGGCGCCCTGCAGGATCCGGCCCACGATCAACAGCGCCACCGAGGCGGTGGTCGCGGCGAGCACCGATCCGATCAGGACGATCACCAGAACCGTCAGAAGAACGAGTTTCTTGCTGTAGAGGTCGGCGAGGCGCCCGATGAGCGGTGTCGCGGCCGCGGCGGCCAGCAGGTTGGCGGTGACGGCCCAGCTGACCGCGACGGGTGAGGCGTGGAGTTGCGTCGCGATCACACCGAGTACCGGGACGACGGCGGTCTGCAGGACCGCGACCGTGAGGACCACCAGGCTCAGTCCGCCGATCAGCACGGCAGGTGGGCGCCGTCTGTCGCGGGGGGCCCGGGCGGACCGACTCCGGTCGGTCTCACTCACGGCCTTGCCCACACCCGCTCCGATCGTTAGCTCATCTTCGTGTTTCTCGATTATGAACCGCGTGGGGTGCAGGCGGCGAATCCGCAGGCGAGCGGTGGAGAAGTTCGGACCCGGCCACTCGGGCGGCCACCGATGCCGGTCAGGGAAGGTCGGCGATGGCGGTGAGCCGCCGCAACAGGGGCGCGGCCTCGACGAGCACGCCCACCTCGTGATCGGTCATGGTGCCGAGTTCCCGCTCCAGAGCGGTGACCCATGCCTGGGTGATCATCTGCTTGTGCCGTTCGGCGGTCTCGCTCAGATGCAGTCGCGCCGAGCGCCGGTCCTCCGGGTTGACCTCGCGGACCACAAGATCGCGGGTCATCAGATGGCGCACGGTGGTGCTGACGTTGCTCGGCTGAAGTTGCAGCATGCGTGCCACCTCCGAGACCGTGCATCCGGGGTTGTCCCCGATCGTGCGGAGCACCTCGAGTTCGGACTGGGGAAGCGGTGTCAGCCCGGACTGCCGTTCGCCGTACCGACGCAGCGCCCAGACCACGACGCTCAGGTTCTCGGCGATCACACGGGATTCGCTGGCGCGTCCAGGCGGCATGCGTGCCACTTTACCCATATCAATACCTCTATGAGGCTTGCGATTTCGTCTGCCGGACGGTCAAGTCGGCCGCAGCGCGGTGAGGACACCGTCGGTGAATTCCCGCGTGCCCGCCGACCCGCCGACGTCCGGGGTCGAGAGACCGGCGTCGAGCGTGCGCCGCACCGCGTGTTCGACGGCGTCCGCGGCCCCCACCAGGGCGCGACCGCTTCCGGCACGCTCACCCAGCCACCGCAACAACATCGCCGCCGAGAGCATCATGGCGACCGGGTTGGCCACGTCCCGCCCGGCGATGTCCGGCGCGGCCCCGTGACTCGCCTGCGCCATCGCCTTGCTGTCCGAGGCGTTGAGCGACGGTGCCATACCCAGTGATCCGCTCAACTGCCCGGTGAGGTCCGACAGGATGTCGCCGAACATGTTCTCGGCGACGATGACATCGAATTGCGTTGGCCGACTGACCAACAGCGCAGCCAGCGCATCGACGTGCTCGCCACGGACCTCGACGTCGGGATACTGATCGGCCACGGCCATGCAGGTGTCGCGGAACAGGCCGGTGGTCCTGGTCAGCACGTTGGTCTTGTGTGCGATGGTCACCGAGCGGCGGCGGGTCGCGGCGATCCGGAAGGCCTCGTGCGCGATGCGCTCGATTGCAGCGCGGGTGAAGACGGCGACCGCGAGTGCCACATCCGCGGTGGGCATGAACTCCCCGGCGCCGTCGTACATGTTGCGATCCGCGTAGAAACCCTCGGTGTTCTCCCGGACGATCACGACATCGATGTCGGGACACACCGCGCGCACCGATGTGCTCAGCGCGCGGGCCGGACGGATGTTCGCGAACAGGTTGTAGCGCTTCCGGATCACACCGCCCGGCGACAACGTACCGCGGAACTGCTCAGGGTATCCGGCGTTGTCGTGCGGGCCGATGATCCAGCCGGTGAGGCCGTCGAGTCGCTCCAGGGTGACGTCGGGCACCGGCGTCCCGAATTCGTCGATCGCCTGGCGGCCGAACGGCAGGGGAACCCACCGCACGCCGACCGCGGCGGCATCAAGTGCTCGCTCGACCACTTGTGTTGTGGCCGAGACGATCTCCGGTCCGATGCCGTCGCCGCGCAGCACGCCGATTTCGATCATCGCGTGTCCTACCGCCCGGCCGCAGGCCGTCGGAGTCGGAAGTCCGGGACGGCTCGGATCGTCATGAAACCCTCGGGTGCCTGCGCGAGTCGCTGGTAGGCCTGCGGGTCGCGACGGGCCGCTTCTTCCGTCGGCCGGGGTTCGCGTAGTTCTTCGATGAGGAACCCGGCATCGCGCAGCTCCGAACAGGTGCGTTCCAATGGGGCGAGCCAGTATCGCACGTTCCACCCCCTGCTCCACGTCTCCTCGACGACCCTGGTCTCGAAGTAATTTCCGCCATGGCGCAGCCAGTCACCGGTGGGGTGCATCCGGGACAGGACGAGCGCACCGGCGGGCCGCAGAACCCGGTGGAACTCACGCAGCATCGCCGTGCGGTCGTCGACGTACTCGAGTGCCAGCGCCAGCAGCACGGCGTCGACCGACTGGCTCGGTAGCCAGTCCAGGGGTCCGGCGAGATCGTGCACACGGAAATCACCGGACGGCACACGCGCACGGGCCAATTCGACCATGCGTGGGCTCTGGTCGAATCCGATCAGCGACGCTCCGCGTTTCGCCAGTTCCTCCGCATACAACCCTGGTCCGCATGCCGCGTCCAGAATCGTGCGGCCGGCGACGTCGCCGATCAGCGCCAGACAGGCGGGCCTGTCGTAGTGGGCGTTGTAGAAGCCGTCTCTCGCGTGGTCGAGGAATTCGTCGGCGAATGTCTCGTACTGGGGCTGCGGTCCAACGGTATCGGGCACACACTCAGTGTGCCGGTCACACCGGGTGCGCCGCGAACCACTCCAGCAGCAGATCGGCAACCTCGTCGGGCCTTTCCTCCGGGATCCAGTGCGATACTCCGTGCAGCGTCTCGAATCGGTACGGTCCCGCAACGTAGTTCGCGGTCTCGCGTGCGGGCTTCTCGGTGATCGCGATGTCGCGGTCGCTCCACACGTACAGCGTCGGCACCGTGATCTTGCGCTTGGCGATCTTGTGCTTTGCGCGGGGATCCGACGTCGACAGGAACATGGCCCGGTACCAGTTGAGAGCGGCGGTCAGCGCGCCGGGTTCGGCCATGGCGCGTGCGTCACGCTCGGCGATCTCACGCGTCTGTCCGCTTCGCTGCAGCGTCCTGACCATGCGCGCAGCGCCGCCATCGCGGCCGAGCATGAGCCGTTCGGGAAGGCGGGGAAGCTGGTTGAGGTACATGTACCAGGATGCAAGTCCCTGCCGACTGGTCGTCATCGCCCGCAGGAAGGCCTGCGGGTGCGGAACCGACAGCGCCGACAACGTGGCCAGCCGCGCCGGCACGTATGACGCGACGCCCCAGGCCACGGCGGCACCCCAGTCGTGCCCCACAAGGTGGACGCGGTCTGCTCCGCTCGCGTCGATGAGTGCGACCACGTCTTCGACGAGCTCACCCACGCGGTAGTCGCGCCGACGTGGTGGCCGGGCGCCGGGGGAGTATCCGCGCTGGTTCGGTGCGAGACACCGGAAGCCGTGCGCCGTGAGTCTGCCGACGATGGGCTCCCAGCTGGAGTTCCGCTGCGGAAACCCGTGCAGCAGTATCACTGTCGCGCCGTCGGAGGGCCCGGCTTCGCTGACCTCGAATTCGAGGTTGCCGCGGCGGTAGGAGTCCATGGGTGCCTCCGGTGCGATGTGGCCGTGCGGGTCGACGAGCCGAGCTCTCCCATCTTGCCAAGCCGCCCGGACGACCGCAAAGACCGGCACGTATGCGAATGGGGTAGCGCCCTACGCACGCCGAGGTGCTGCGGCGGTCCGACACTGATGGCACACGGAAAGGACGCACCGGATGAAGACCTACACGGTCGCACACGCGGACACGTTGTTCGGCATCGCGCAGCGGGAGTACGGCGACGGCGGCCTGTTTCCGGTCATCGCACGGCAGAACCACGTCGCCAACCCGGATCTCATCGTCACAGGGCAGGAGATCCTCGTTCCCTACGTCACGTATCGCCACCTGTTCACGACCGAGGACTCGACCGCGGCTCGCGCAGAGCTCACACAGCGCCACTACGCCACCGAGGACCAGGCCGTCCAGCTCATCTGGGAGGTGGTCAACGGCGTGGCGCAACGGCAGATCCAGCGCGGCGCGTGGCTGCTGATGCCCGACCTCACCGACGTGGGCCGCCACACGGTCGTCGAAGGGGAGAGTTTTCTCAACCTGGCGCACCGGTGGTACGGCGACGAGGCGCTCGCGGTCGTGATCGCCAACGCCAACCACCTCGATCTGTTCACCGATCCCGAGCCCGGCACGATACTCGTCGTGCCGCGACTCAACCGTCGCCGCGGTGTCGCCGGTGACACGCTGGAATCGTTGGTGCGGGAGGAGTACGGCGACGACGACGTCGAGACCAGGACCGCGGTGGTCGCCGCCGCCAACTACATCAGCAGGCCGCACGCGCTGTGCTCCAACCAGATCGTCTATTTCCCGTCCTGACGGACCGCGTCGCCCTTGACGTTTGAACGTGCAGCGGGAGGGTACTCCCGGTGCACCAAAAAGGCCGACGACGGGATGGATGCGGTGAATTCGGGACGAGCAGCACGGCGTGTCCGGCTCACACATCATGTCGTCGAGCTCGACGACGGTCACCAGGTCGGGGTCTCGGTCGGTGGTGTCGGTGTGCCGATGGTGTTCCTGCACGGTCTCGGTCTGAACCGGCGTGTCTACATCCGGCTGTTGAGCAGGGTTGCGGGGCTGGGCTTTCGGATCGTTGCGATCGACGCGCCGGGGCACGGCGACACCGAGGACCTACCGCCGGATGCGGACGGGTTCAGCGAGCGCACCGCCATGGTGCTGCGGACCATGGACGCACTGGGTATCGAAAAGGCCGTTCTGGCAGGACATTCCATGGGTGGGCGCACCGCCATCCATCTCGCGGCGGTTGCGCCACAGCGGGTGTTGGCCGCGATCCTGGTGGACGCCGCGGCGGGCTCGTCTTTCGACGCGACGATCAGTACGGTGACGCGCTCGCCGAGACAGATGCTCAACAGTGTCCTCGGTGCGATCTATGACATGCACTCCGATCCCCTTCACATGCAGATCGGTGCGCTGAACCGGTATCTGCGCATGGTCGCGGCGGTCACGATGGGAAAGTCGTTCGCATCACGCGGATTCACCGGTGCGGCCCGCGCGATCATGCAATCGGGCGCGTGCGCTGCCTTGCTGGCGGCCATGCGCGAGCACAGAATTCCCACGATCGTGCTCCATGGTGAGCACGACTCCATCGTGCCGTTCGACAACGCATGTGACGTCGCCGATGTCGTGGACGCCACGCTCTACCGCGTGCGCGGCGCATGTCACTCCTGGTTGATCGGCAACCCGCGCCGCGGTGCCGATTCGATCCGGCAACTGCTGCACGGTGAACTCGGCGACGTACTTCGCGAGGCCGCCACCACGTTGGGCATCGATGACTGGCGTGACGCCGAGGATTGGGATCGGACCCTCGTCACCTCTGCGGCGCAGGTCCGCACACTGGCCGGCGCCGGCGTCGTGATCGGCCCGGACAGTCGGGAGCGTGTGGAGATGGATCTCGTCCGACGCCCCGGCCCGACGCGCGCCGAGGCCGTGCCGGAGACACCCGAGCGCGCCACGGCCTGACCGTCGAAGGGGACCCCGTCGAGGTGTCCGGCCCCCGCAGGCATGATTCGCGCACCGAGATCGCAGGAGAACGGTATAGCGTCGTATGGTGCAGGTCAGCGGTGTCTCGCGCGACGACGGTCCGGTCGCCGGGTTGATAGGCCGGCGCGACGAGTGCGCGGTTCTCGATCAGCTCGTCGACGCCGTCGCAGGCGGGGCGAGCCGCGCGTTGATGATCCGTGGCGAAGCGGGTGTCGGTAAGACCGCCTTGCTCGATTACGCCGCGGCCCGGGCCGCCGAGTTGCAGATCGCGCGGATTGTCGGGATCCAGTCCGAGATGGAGTTGGCTTTCGCCGGAATCCATCAGCTGTGTCTGCCGCTGCTGCCGCGGCTGGGGCACCTGCCCGTGCCGCAACGCGACGCGCTCGAGGTCGCCCTCGGCATGGCGACGGGTTCGTCGCCCGACCGGTTCCTGGTGGGTCTGGCCGTGCTGAACCTGTTGGCCGATGCCGCCGCCGACCGCCCGCTGCTCTGTCTGGTGGACGACGAGCAGTGGCTCGACCGGTCCTCGGCGCAGGTTCTCGCGTTCGTGGCGCGACGGCTCGGATCGGAGTCCGTCGGCATGATCTTCGCCGCGCGGGAGCCCAGCGATGCGGCGGCCGGCGTGCCTGCGCTCGTGGTCAGGGGCCTGCGGGGCGCCGACGCCCGCGCCCTGCTCGATTCTGCGCTGTCGGCGCCGCTCGACCCCAGGGTGCGCGACCAGATCCTGGCCGAAACCGATGGCAATCCGCTTGCGTTGCTTGAGCTTCCACGGACCCTGACGCGTGATGCGTTGGCCGGCGTGTTCGGGTTGCCGGGCGGTTCCGGGGTCGCCACCGACATCGAGCACGCGTTCGGCGTGCGCATCGGTGAACTGCCGGAACCCACGAGAGATCTCCTCTTGATCGCGGCAGCCGAGCCGACGGGGGATGCCCCGCTGGTGTGGCGCGCCGCGGCGCGTCTCGGGATCGGTTCGGACGCGGCGGCGCCTGCGGTCGAGGCCGAACTCGCCTCGTTCGACACGCGGGTGACGTTCCAGCATCCGTTGGTGCGATCGGTCGTGTACCGCGCGGCAGCGCTCGACGATCGGCGGCGGGCGCACCGCGCGTTGGCGGCGGCCACCGACGCCGAGGTGGACCCGGACCGCCGCGCATGGCATCTGGCGCACGCCGCCGCGGGACCGGACGCCGCGGCCGCGACCGAATTGGAGAGCTCGGCAGCGCGTGCCCGCTCCCGCGGCGGGGCGTGCGCGGCGGCCGCCTTTCTGGAGCGCGCGACGGCATTGACCGTCGACCCTGTGCTGCGCAATGACCGTGCGCTGGCCGCGGCGGCTGCCAAGGCCGAGGCAGGCGCATTCGAGTCCGCGCAGGATCTGCTCGCGATGGTCGAGGCCACGTCTCTGAGCGACCTGCAACAGGCTCAGGTCGATGTGCTGCGCGCTCGGCTGGCCTTCGTCACCAGCCACGGAAGCGATGCGCCGCCACTGCTGCTCAAAGCAGCCCGCCGACTCGGCGGCATCGACCCGGACCGCGCGCGTGCGGTCTATCTCGATGCGATGTTGGCCGCGATGTTCGCGGGGCGGCTCGCCACCGGCGCCAACCTGGTCGAGGTCGCCGCGGCCGCCCGGTCGGCACCGGAAAGATCTGGAGCTGCGGAGGTTTCGGATCTGCTGTTGGATTGGCTGACGGCACATTACGGTCGTGGCTACGTGGCCGCGCGGTCTGCGCTGGGTGATGTCTTGAGCGCTTTCGACGGTGAGGCCGACGACCTGCCGCTGAACCGAATGCTGCTCGCGTCGACGGCCGCCCACTACGCCTGGGACGACGTACGCCTCGATGCGTTCACGGCACATCATGTGGAACGCGCGAGGGCCACCGGCGCACTCAGCGAGGTGCCCATCGCGCTCAATTCGCGCGCGATAGCGCTGCTGTTCTTCGGAGACCTCGATGGTGCCGCCGGTGCCGTGGATGAGATCCGGGCTGCTGACGACGCGACGGGCGCATTGCTCGCACCGTATGCCGAACTGGGTTTGGCGGCCATGCGCGGCGACCTCGCCCGCGCCGAGTCTCTCGTCGACGCCACGGTGGCCGCGGTGACCGAGCGCGGCGAGGGCAACGGTCTCACTGTCGCATGGTGGGCTGAGGCAGTGCTGCACAACGGGTTCGGATCGGCACGCAAAGCGTTGGAGGCGGCATCGCGCGCAGCGGCCTTCCCGCCTGAGCTGGCGTCGGCAAACTGGGCGCTCGTCGAGCTCGTGGAGGCCGCCACCCGTTGTGGGGCAGTCGAAACAGCCGCCGAGGCCGCAGCTGATCTGGCCGAGTTGACGACGTCCAGCGGTACCGATTGGGCTCTGGGACTCGCTGCCAGGGCACGTGCCCTCGTCAGCGGACCTGCGGAATCGGAGACGTGGTACCGCGAGTCGATCGAGAGGCTCGAAAACACCAGGGCGCGCGCGGAACTCGCGCGTAGCCGTCTCGTGTACGGGGAGTGGCTGCGCCGCGAACGCCGTCGCACTGCGGCGCGATCCGAGCTCCGTACCGCCCACGAGATGTTCTCGGCCATGGGTATGTCTGCCTTCGCGGCACGAGCCCAACGTGAGTTGGCGGCCGCCGGCGATCGTATCCGGGAGACCGTCATCGCCGCGGTGGACCACCGGCTCACCGCACAGGAAGCGCACATCGCCCGGCTGGCCCGTGACGGGCTGTCCAATCCCGAGATCGGGGCGAGGCTGTTCATCAGCGCCCGCACCGTGCAGTACCACTTGGGCAAGGTGTTCACCAAGCTGGGCATTACCTCCCGCAGTCAGCTCGACGGCGTCCTGGGACACGTCACCGACCGCTGACCGCGCATCCTCGGCGTATGTGGCCAACGAACTCCTAGTAGCGCTCCACCCTGGATGTGCAGCCGAGGGATCACCATGATGAACGGCGACCGACGTCGTCAGTTCTGCTGATCTGTAAGGGAATCTCTCAACCATGCATACATGAATGCCCTTATGTCCGGTCCGAGGTGTCGGTCCGTGCAAGGTGACCGATCACTCATTGACAGTCCTACTATTTCCAGGCAATATATTGCATGTCAGTAAACTGGATCAGATCCAGTCATCAGGAACAACGCGCGCAGGCGGCGCATGGTTCACATCGCACCCGCGGTGCCCGAAGGAGAACAACGTGACCGGGCGCAGGGCGGTGCGACATTCCGGCAACGCGCCGGCCGCCGCTCCGGGTGAGTGCACCGCATCTAGACCGACCTCGAAGAGGCGCAACGCGACCTCCGGCTCCCGAGTGAACGAGAACCGGCCGGCAGGGGTTTCACAGAGTATGTCCCTGGTATCCGAGGTCGGCGCACTCGCGGAGTTCCTGCGCAGCCATCGACAGCGGTTGACGCCGGAACAGGTAGGCATCCAGACACAGGGGGCCCGCCGCGTACCCGGGCTGCGTCGCGAAGAGGTCGCCATGCGCGCCGGGATCAGCGTCGAGTACTACATCCGACTCGAGCAGGGGCGTGAACGCAGTCCTTCCCTCGCGGTCTGCGAAGCCCTGGCCAGTGCGCTAGTGCTGGGCCGATATGAAACCAGCCACCTGTATGAGCTGGCCGAACCCAGGAAATCCTGTCCCGACGAGCGCCTTGGGCGCCCGCGCGTGCCCGAGGCGAGCCGGGTGCTGCTCGACACCCTGGAGACACCCGCGCTCATCCAGAACCGGTATGCCGACGTTGTCGCGACGAACCCTGCGGGCGAGGCGCTTTCGCCGAACATACGCGTCGGGGTGAACCGCATCAGAGCGTTGTTCACCGACCCTGCCGAAAGAGCGCTCCACCTCGATTGGGACCGTGTGACCGAGAACGCCGTTGCCCAGTTGCGTCTCGCCGTCGGCGGCAGCGTGGGGAGAAGTCCGGCAAGAGAGTTGATCACCGAGCTTCTGCACACCAGTACCCGCTTCCGGAATCTGTGGTCGCACCACGAGGTCGCGCACGCGCCCGTGAGTCCGGTACGTCTGCAACACCCCGCTGTCGGTCGGCTCGTGCTGTTCGGACAACAGCTCCTCATCGCCGGAACCGACGACCTCTCCATGGTGGTGTACCACGCGGATCCGGCCGCATCGTCGTGGTCGGGTCTTCAGCGTCTTCTCGGCCTGGCGTCGGAGGCCGAACCGAACGCGTGACAGAGGCCGCGAATCATCGCGGACGACGTGTATCACACGAATATTGCTTCTCTGGTGAATGTTTCATCGCCGGTGTCGGCCGACGACGGTGAAACCGGTGCGCAGACCAGAAAGAAACCGTATCGAAAATCGACGTCGCGCGGACGGCGAGGCCGCCCGCATAGATCCCGAGCATCGATGGCAAACGTGTTGCGGCTGTTCTCCATACACCCTCAAGCAACCTCCATGTGATCTTCATGCGCAGGATGCGCGGCTCATCGAACATTGTTCACGTGGCCGGCGACGAAGTCCGCCGGGAAGAGCGAGCCGGCCACACCGACACCGCATCGAGTGATCACTGATCGCCTCCACGGTGCGGGAGAAGACCGATCTGCCCGTCAGACGGGCGGGCAGCAGAACGTCCGTTGGCCTCGACATGACCAGCACGCACAACGTCGTGGGTGCGCGCCCGACCGAGGCACGAAACCTGATGGAGATGAAATGACCACAACGATGATCCGCGAGGAGTTCCCTGGCAAACGCAGACCGGACTTCCAGGACGAGGTGAAACCGCTTCTGGGCGACCTTCATCGGCGCGCCTACGCCTACGTACGCGACACCAGCGACGCCGAGGACCTGGTTCAGGAGACGCTGCTTCGCGCATACCGCGCGTTCGACCGGTTGGGCGACGACTACCAACTCATGCCGTGGCTCCTGGCCATCATGCGCAACACCTGGATCAGCCGCTACCGCGCGGCCCAGCGCAGGCCCGCGGAAGCGCTCGTGGGTGAGTTCCTCGACACCTACGCTGAAACCGCGTCGCGCGGCGCTTCGGGCGAGACATGGTCGGCCGAGGACGTGGCCATGCGGAACATGTCGGATCCCGCGGTGGTTGCTGCGCTGTCGAAACTGCCGGAATCGCTGCGACTCACCATGTATTACACGGCGATCGTGGGGATGTCGTGTCGCGAGGTGTCCACGCTGATGGACATCCCGAAGGGGACCGTCATGTCAAGGCTGCACCGGGGCAGGCACCAGATGCGCCGGGCGCTGTCTCATCACCGGTCCTGACGTTGCCCGGCAGATACGCGGAGGGTGGGTTTGCCACTACTAGGAACAACTCAACCTGG
Coding sequences:
- a CDS encoding AAA family ATPase — protein: MVQVSGVSRDDGPVAGLIGRRDECAVLDQLVDAVAGGASRALMIRGEAGVGKTALLDYAAARAAELQIARIVGIQSEMELAFAGIHQLCLPLLPRLGHLPVPQRDALEVALGMATGSSPDRFLVGLAVLNLLADAAADRPLLCLVDDEQWLDRSSAQVLAFVARRLGSESVGMIFAAREPSDAAAGVPALVVRGLRGADARALLDSALSAPLDPRVRDQILAETDGNPLALLELPRTLTRDALAGVFGLPGGSGVATDIEHAFGVRIGELPEPTRDLLLIAAAEPTGDAPLVWRAAARLGIGSDAAAPAVEAELASFDTRVTFQHPLVRSVVYRAAALDDRRRAHRALAAATDAEVDPDRRAWHLAHAAAGPDAAAATELESSAARARSRGGACAAAAFLERATALTVDPVLRNDRALAAAAAKAEAGAFESAQDLLAMVEATSLSDLQQAQVDVLRARLAFVTSHGSDAPPLLLKAARRLGGIDPDRARAVYLDAMLAAMFAGRLATGANLVEVAAAARSAPERSGAAEVSDLLLDWLTAHYGRGYVAARSALGDVLSAFDGEADDLPLNRMLLASTAAHYAWDDVRLDAFTAHHVERARATGALSEVPIALNSRAIALLFFGDLDGAAGAVDEIRAADDATGALLAPYAELGLAAMRGDLARAESLVDATVAAVTERGEGNGLTVAWWAEAVLHNGFGSARKALEAASRAAAFPPELASANWALVELVEAATRCGAVETAAEAAADLAELTTSSGTDWALGLAARARALVSGPAESETWYRESIERLENTRARAELARSRLVYGEWLRRERRRTAARSELRTAHEMFSAMGMSAFAARAQRELAAAGDRIRETVIAAVDHRLTAQEAHIARLARDGLSNPEIGARLFISARTVQYHLGKVFTKLGITSRSQLDGVLGHVTDR
- a CDS encoding helix-turn-helix domain-containing protein, encoding MTGRRAVRHSGNAPAAAPGECTASRPTSKRRNATSGSRVNENRPAGVSQSMSLVSEVGALAEFLRSHRQRLTPEQVGIQTQGARRVPGLRREEVAMRAGISVEYYIRLEQGRERSPSLAVCEALASALVLGRYETSHLYELAEPRKSCPDERLGRPRVPEASRVLLDTLETPALIQNRYADVVATNPAGEALSPNIRVGVNRIRALFTDPAERALHLDWDRVTENAVAQLRLAVGGSVGRSPARELITELLHTSTRFRNLWSHHEVAHAPVSPVRLQHPAVGRLVLFGQQLLIAGTDDLSMVVYHADPAASSWSGLQRLLGLASEAEPNA
- a CDS encoding sigma-70 family RNA polymerase sigma factor; this encodes MTTTMIREEFPGKRRPDFQDEVKPLLGDLHRRAYAYVRDTSDAEDLVQETLLRAYRAFDRLGDDYQLMPWLLAIMRNTWISRYRAAQRRPAEALVGEFLDTYAETASRGASGETWSAEDVAMRNMSDPAVVAALSKLPESLRLTMYYTAIVGMSCREVSTLMDIPKGTVMSRLHRGRHQMRRALSHHRS